In Nitrospinaceae bacterium, the genomic stretch CCCCGATCAGAGATTGCGTGCAACCTGATACCAAAAGAGCCGCTCCGAGTAATACAGGCAAGAAAAACATTTTCTTTATATTCTTATTTGGCTGTTTCATCGTCTTTTCTTTTTCTTTCTGAAGGGTTTGTGGCATGCACCACAACTCTTTCCAAGTACGCGAAACGCACTCATCGAGGATTTCGCATCTCCGATTCCGGCAACCTTCGCGAGCGCTCGGGCGGCGGTCGAGGATTTTTCTGTAAGTTTTTTGTAGCGGTTAAAATCGTCCCATACTTCAGATTTTATTCGGGACTTTTCTCCGAAAGCGCTCCCTTTGGGACTCAATTCGGGTATCCGGTCAATAAGTTTCGCCACTTTCTCAGAAGCTTCCGCCAACTCTTTTAATTGACCATTTTTGACGAATACCCTAATGCCGCGCAATGTTTTACTGATGGACTTCATCGTAGCCGTCCGAATTTTTTGAATCTTTTCAAGCGACTCCGCACCTCGTGCGGGAGACAACAATGCCGCTGAGAAAAACACAGCGGCAACACAAACAACTAGGGCATGAAAAAAATTACGATTACGCATTCAATCTCCATATCAACAACATAAAAAAGATATTTTTATTCCCGACTTCCCCCTTATCTGTAATCGTAGGAACTCATGCAGGGTGTTGTCAATTTAAAAATAATTATTTACTGCGGATCGATGAATTCAGATCGTACCCAACCAGTGCCTCTAAATGTAACCACCCTGACCCACCTGATGGGCTGACGCATATTATTGCTAAATCCTTCTTCTGCCCACATCAGATGAATGGAATCCTCGGGCTCATATTCCAACACCCGACCCACTGTTCCAGACGGGAGTTTTTTAATTCGCACTGCTCTTTTAAACATCCCACCCGGTCTATCCCAGAGCCAGACATGTACATCTCTCGGCTCGACCATTAAATGCCTGGGAGTAGTTCTTAGCACCACCTTTAAATTCGAACGTACTTTTCTATTTTGCTCAATTTGACTTTGTCTATTTTTATCGAAGGCAGCTTTTTGCATCCCCGAGCAAGCACTGAGGAATACAAGGGACACCAGCAAAATTGACCGTATCGGCAAACCCCTTAACCGCGAAATCAGGTGAAACCCATTGTGCCGATTCTTAAATTTATGTGGTTGATTCGTGTACCCCATCCCCTCTTCTCCCTTATTTAACTCCCCGATATTCGGGAATCAATAGCAACTATGCTCCTCCCAGTTAAGAAGCAAGGCTTATACCGCTCAACGGCAAGCGGAAGAAAAAAGTTAAACAAGCGCAACCAATTGATATTATTGATCTTTTGCTTCTAATTAGTCTCTTCTATCATCTACAACCGATCAGTAAGGCTCAAAATACCCTAAAAAGAGGTAATTAATACCGGAAAAAACCTCCACATACACAGATTTCGCGTGATTAAATACCATTTCGACCATCCTGAAAAATACTCCCTCTACCAAACCTCCATGGGCTCTTTTGGATATTCATAAACATCGGCTCTACCAAGTAAAACACCTACTAGTATATCCTTCCTCGATTGTCCCGACCCGATCATACATCAGGCTACGATTTGACTTGCCCCGGGAAAAATGCAAATACACTTTTTACACTGGAAGCAAGCTAACTAAATATCATACAGATTCAGCACCCTGTATCATTACGAAATTATACGGAGCTATTTTTATGTCTGATTTGATTCGCCTCCTGGTCGTTGATGCTTTCTCGGGTCACTATCCCGATCATATTAAAAATTATTCGAAAGGGCTGCCCTTCGAGCTAATCTATCCCGAGAAGGACGACGAAGATTCTTTAAAGAGCGCCGCCGAGAATGCCGAGGCCATCCTTTGCTATAAGGCCCCGCTTCCCGGATCCGTGATCAAAAGCGCCCCCTCCATTAAATTCATCCAAAAACACGGCCTCAATTTGAAAAATATTGATCTTGACGCCGCCCGCGAAGCGGGTATCCCAGTGGCAACAATGCCCTTGATGCGCAACGCCACGGCGGCTGAACAAGCTCTGACGCTCATGCTCTGCTGCGTGCGCAAAGCCATGCCCGGCCACCGAGCAGTAGCTGACGCCGAGTATCTCAAGCTCGGGATCGAGCCCATTGTTACGAGCCAGTGGGACATGAACACGAACTGGACTAAAATTGAGGGGATAACAGAGCTTTTCGGTGCCTCGGTTGGAATCGTCGGACTGGGCGACATCGGTATGGAAGTTGCCACCCGTTGCCGCGCTTTCAACATGGATATTTTTTACACGCAGCGCACGCGCCACACCAAGGACGTGGAAGAGGCTTTCGATGCCACCTATCTCCCCCTGGATGAGCTTCTTGCCCAGTCGGATTTTGTCGTGTTAATCATCCCGCACACCCCCGAGACGGAAGGATTCATTGGCACAGAGCAATTGTCCAAAATGAAATCCACCGCCACCCTCATCAACATCGGCAGGGGAGGACTCATCAACGAAGATGAGCTCGCGGGCGCCCTCAGGGAAGGCCAAATTGGAATGGCCGGGCTAGACGTTTACCGCCGTGAGCCATTGCCTGAGTCGAGCGAACTTAGAGGCCTCTCAAATATCGTCTTCTCTCCCCACGCTGGAGGCGGCTCCTACCGGGCTTGGGGAACGGACATACCGGGCGTTCTTGGCAATATTCAGAAATTCTTCAACGGAGAACGCCCCCGGGGCGTGGTGACATAACCTGATGGCCACGACGAAATCATCAATCGCAGATTAAAGTAATTCCCACTGTCTCAAATTACACAACAAAAAAACCATGGGCCGATATATAAAATTGTCGGGCCCAGGCTTTAACGGGATACGGGATTTCAGTTTAAGTAGCTGAAATATAATAGCTTAACCTCTACCAATTTTCCCTTGACAGCTCCCCTCTTCTCATCTAGCGTATTTACATTCGTGTGGTTTTATTTTATTGAAGGACTAAATAGGCAGTGGCCTGCCTGCTGCCATAATTGGTCTATCTAAAGTTACATGTATCGTTTTATCAGATAGGTCCGCTCGGGCCACCTAGAAAGGAGAGTGGCGGAAGTGTCTCAAGGAACTGTGAAGTGGTTTAACGACGCCAAGGGTTTTGGGTTTATCACGCAAGAGGACGAAACAGATATCTTCGTCCACTACACCGCTATCCAACAGGAAGGCTTTAAGTCCCTCAAGGAAGGCGATGCAGTCGAGTTTGAGGTTGCACAGGGCCCCAAAGGTCTCCAGGCAGCCAACGTTAGAAAAGCGGAACCCGCTGCCTGATTGTGGAAATTCGCCTGAAGAAAGACGCTCGCGCCATCCCGATAACAGGGGGATTGTGGTTAGTCTCGGCCCGAGCGCCTATAGATCGTCATAGCCGAAAACGCACCATTTCCGGTCCCACTCACTATCTTTACACCCAATCTGGGATTTCTTCGTCTTCTTTGAGATACTGAATCAATTCTGTGAGAAGGCCGCCCGTTGTCGATGGGTCGGCAAATGCTATCAGGCCGTTACGCGAACCATATTTCGCCGGACCCATGAATTTCACTCCCTTTGCCTCCCACTCCGCCATTGTCGCACGAAGGTCATCCACGCGAAGGCAAATATGATGCACCCCCTCGCCCCTTGATTCGATAAATTTATTGATCGGCGCCTCTGGGTCGTTCACTTCCACAAGCTCCATCAAGCCGCCAGGCGTCTCGTAAAAATCCAGCCGGGACACCACCCCTCCCCGGTCATACTCCTTGCGCTCGGCAAACTTAAATCCCATCAGATCTACCATGAGCTCTTTTTTGCCATCTACGTTCTTGACCGCATAACCAATATGATCGAATTCAGGCATGTTTTTATCCTCCTATGCACAATCTATCCACGCGGTCCAAGCCGCTAATCCGAAACAAGCATGACAATTAAAAATCAAGCGTATCGCGAGCGAGGCGGGGCCGCAACATTACTCCCAAGTGATATTTGGGCCAAACCTTGTGCCCTCCTGAGAAAGACGGATATACTCCGCCCGCACCGGCAAGCCGCATAGGCAAGCCCCCACAGTCCCGCACTCTCATCCGGAAAATCAAGATGATTTACGTCTTACGAATACTTGAGATTGTCTTTCCAGTTCTTGCAATCACAACACTAGGCTTTTGTTGGGGGATTTGGAAAAAACTGGACCCGAAAGTGCTCGCCGAACTCGTCTTGTTTCTATTTGCGCCGGCGGTCATGTTCGATGCCCTCGTCCGGCAGACAATCGACGCAAACCAGCTTCTCCAAGCCATCGGCATCTCTGTCGCCATACACATCATTCCGGGCAGTATCGCCTGGGCCATCTCGACGCTCGCGGGCATCAAGCACCGCATCTTCGTGCCAGGCATACTTCTCATGAACGCGGTATCCCTACCATATCCACTGGCCCTTCTCGCCTATGGAGAGGCCGGGCTTGCCCAGGTTGTCCTGCTCTCGATTCCGAACGTTTTCATCACCTTCACTATTGGGATTTATTTCCATGGTGGAAACTCGATGAGCTCCGAGCCATTCCGCATGCCAGCGCTGTGGGCCGCCTTCTTGGGCCTAATTGTAACGATGGCCGCCATCCCGATTCCCAAATTTTTTCTTAGTTTCGCCAATCTAATGGGAAAGGGATTATATCCACTCGAGCTGTTCACGCTGGGCTACCGACTTCGCTCGGTTCATTTCACTGATATCCGTTTCAGCCTTCTGGTGGCTGGCCTGCGCGTCGGACTCGGTTTCTTCACTGCCGTGCTCATAACCCACTTCATGGCGCTTGAGGGCACCATGCGGGCTGCAGTTTTTCTTCTTTCGTGTAGTCCACCGGCCGTCCTGAATTACGTATTCGCCGAGCGCTACGGCAATGAAGGAGGCCTTGCGGCCTCGGTAGTATTCACTGGAATTTTGATAAGCGTCGTGTCAACGCCATTGGTTTTACTGTATCTGGAGCTGACCTAGGTGCCCTTAAGCCGACTTATCTGCCTTTCCCCGCAGCCAAATTCGAATCGACTCCTTGTAGTAGCCCGTCAGGGCGCCGACAACGATAATACCCACCAGCATGGCGAAGAACAGACCATAGCGCTCGTTGTAGAGATTGGCTCCCTGTAGGCCGAGGACGATGGTCCCCGGTATCCGGCCCAATGTCGCCACAATGAGAAATGAGCGAATACTCAGAGGACTCAAACCCAGCAGATAACACATATAATCTTTGGGAAATCCCGGTATCGAAAAAAAGATAAAGGCAAATATCGCGCCCTTGTTCGTCACCAGAAAATCGAATTTTTCGATCACCGTGCGGGAAATTAATTTTTCAACAAACGGCCTACCCAACCATCTTCCGATAGCAAATGCGAGGTAGCTCCCGACCGAGAGGCCAATCGTGCTGTATAACGTAGAGACCCACACCCCGTAGATATAACCACCCAGAAAACCGGTCAGCTCGCCGGGTATCGGAGAGAAAACGACCTGCCCGATCTGAACACCCATAAATACGAGCGGCCCCCACAAACCAAAGGAGTTTATCCAGTCACGAAATCTATCCTTTTGCGCCTGAAGCTGCCCCAGGTAGGCAACCCCCTGGGCAAGCTCCTCCCAAAAAAAAGCCACGAGGGCGGCCAGGACAATCATCCCGGCGAACAACCACAGGAAAATTCGTTTGCGTCTGATAAGAGAGCTTTTATCTACATAATCCGCATTCAATTTTTCACTCCAAAAACCCTCATGACATAATTCATAAAAGGGCCTCAACAATACCGGCTTTAATTTTTAACGACTATGACTAGGTACCATTAAAAAAAACACATAAAAAGCCTCTTGTAAAAGAGGGATAAAGCATTCATCCCGCTCCTGCCTTATAGCAAAACCTTCGTCTCTCTTGCCGATTCGATGTATGATGAATCTTCAAGCGCCCTCGGCATCGAGTGTGGGGCTTTTTATTTCATTGCACCATCACAGATGGAGCGTCATGAACATGGCGATCGCTGTCGGCGAGTGGACCACCGAAACTCAAAATCTCTCCTACCAGAGCGGGCTGGGACCCGGCATGCACGCCGGTATGGGAGAAACCTGGCTCACCGCCACAATGGAGACGCTTCCCCTCAGGGGAGGGCACCTGGATCTGGGCTGCGGCTCGGGGAGGATGACATTCGCCCTCAAGGAGCGCTGGTCGCCCGGCGGCTGGTCGATCGGCGCGGATCGAGACGAGTCTTCGATTACCAGGGCCATACATCGGGCCGATGAAGACAATCTATCGGGCGCAGAGTTCCATCATTTCAATGTTGAAAAAGAAAATTACGCCAAAATCCTCGCGGGTCGAGACCCAGACCTCATCACGGCTCATCTGTGCATGGGTCTAGAAATAGTAGAGCGAGCGGCAGCGGCTCTCCCGATTGGGGGAACTTTTGCTTGCGTGGCGCTCCATGCCGCCCTGTGGAGCGAGGCGGGCTTCACAAGCCGCTTTGCATTAACGGAGTCCGATGTCGAGTCCATGTTCAAACGCTTCGATCTCATCCCATCGTTTCTTCGCATCGAAAAACGAATCGTCGAGTTCAGCAGCGAGCATGAAGCCATCGAGAAGTATTTTCATAACGGCGAGGCGATCCCGGGATGGAAAAAAGATGGCCGCTGGGAAGCGGTGCGCCGCTACTTCACGGGAGGCGGCCATTCTCTTACAGTCGCCGCACAGCTGCAGTGTATCGCCAGAAAGACAGCCTCGTGAGCAGCCTGCCAATTTATTCCACTAGCGCGCTCCTGGACACCACCTCGCCCGCCGGCAAGGCAATGGCCGTCAAGGAACTCGCCCGGCGCCACGGGTTTGATCTCGCTTCCATCGCGTCCCCCGATCTTTCTGCGGCTCATGAACGATACCGAGAATGGCTCGCAAGGGGATTTGCCGGAGAAATGACTTACCTCGCCCGCAGGCCTGAGGTCCGCGAGGACCTGCGAAACGTATGGCCCGAAACGCGCTCAGCCCTAGTCGTGGCCATGCGCTACCGCCCTGAGGAAACCTGTGCTGAGTCTACCAACTCCAATCGTGAGCCCGCCGGAGAAATCGCCTGCTACGCCCATGGCGGTGACTACCACAAGTTCATAAAAAAACGTCTCATTCGCGTGCTCCGTGACTTAAAAGAAATTGATCCTTTATTTGAAGGCAGATCCTACGTGGACACCGGCCCGATTCTAGAGCGAGACCTGGCCGTTAACAGCGGCCTCGGCTGGGCTGGGAAAAATTCCTTGCTGCTGAGTCGCGAGCTGGGCAGTTATTTTTTCATCGGCACATTATTGTTGAACCAAACGTTGCCATTTGATCCGCCAATGGCACGTGAGCATTGTGGCACATGTTCCCAATGCATCGACGACTGCCCGACCGGCGCAATTGTCGCGCCGAACGTCGTCGATTCGAGACGATGCATCTCCTATCTCACAATAGAGCTTCGCGGCCCCATGCCAAGAGACCTTCGCCCGTTAGTGGGAAACCACATTTTTGGTTGTGACATCTGCCAGGCGGTTTGCCCCTGGAACGACGGCGCCCCCAAAGCGGTGG encodes the following:
- a CDS encoding cold-shock protein; protein product: MSQGTVKWFNDAKGFGFITQEDETDIFVHYTAIQQEGFKSLKEGDAVEFEVAQGPKGLQAANVRKAEPAA
- a CDS encoding methylmalonyl-CoA epimerase, which translates into the protein MPEFDHIGYAVKNVDGKKELMVDLMGFKFAERKEYDRGGVVSRLDFYETPGGLMELVEVNDPEAPINKFIESRGEGVHHICLRVDDLRATMAEWEAKGVKFMGPAKYGSRNGLIAFADPSTTGGLLTELIQYLKEDEEIPDWV
- a CDS encoding methyltransferase domain-containing protein — translated: MAIAVGEWTTETQNLSYQSGLGPGMHAGMGETWLTATMETLPLRGGHLDLGCGSGRMTFALKERWSPGGWSIGADRDESSITRAIHRADEDNLSGAEFHHFNVEKENYAKILAGRDPDLITAHLCMGLEIVERAAAALPIGGTFACVALHAALWSEAGFTSRFALTESDVESMFKRFDLIPSFLRIEKRIVEFSSEHEAIEKYFHNGEAIPGWKKDGRWEAVRRYFTGGGHSLTVAAQLQCIARKTAS
- a CDS encoding TVP38/TMEM64 family protein; this encodes MNADYVDKSSLIRRKRIFLWLFAGMIVLAALVAFFWEELAQGVAYLGQLQAQKDRFRDWINSFGLWGPLVFMGVQIGQVVFSPIPGELTGFLGGYIYGVWVSTLYSTIGLSVGSYLAFAIGRWLGRPFVEKLISRTVIEKFDFLVTNKGAIFAFIFFSIPGFPKDYMCYLLGLSPLSIRSFLIVATLGRIPGTIVLGLQGANLYNERYGLFFAMLVGIIVVGALTGYYKESIRIWLRGKADKSA
- the queG gene encoding tRNA epoxyqueuosine(34) reductase QueG, giving the protein MEKRWPLGSGAPLLHGRRPFSYSRRTAAVYRQKDSLVSSLPIYSTSALLDTTSPAGKAMAVKELARRHGFDLASIASPDLSAAHERYREWLARGFAGEMTYLARRPEVREDLRNVWPETRSALVVAMRYRPEETCAESTNSNREPAGEIACYAHGGDYHKFIKKRLIRVLRDLKEIDPLFEGRSYVDTGPILERDLAVNSGLGWAGKNSLLLSRELGSYFFIGTLLLNQTLPFDPPMAREHCGTCSQCIDDCPTGAIVAPNVVDSRRCISYLTIELRGPMPRDLRPLVGNHIFGCDICQAVCPWNDGAPKAVEPRFAPRAGMSTPNLHELILLDEKAFRERFKGTPVMRARYGGFLRNVAVAIGNTGTEASLYPLARVLRHTEPLARGHAVWALSRIGARFRLERIRRILEARLYSESEEWVSEEIELALGEMISSWDPASSGANIQ
- a CDS encoding cytochrome c — encoded protein: MRNRNFFHALVVCVAAVFFSAALLSPARGAESLEKIQKIRTATMKSISKTLRGIRVFVKNGQLKELAEASEKVAKLIDRIPELSPKGSAFGEKSRIKSEVWDDFNRYKKLTEKSSTAARALAKVAGIGDAKSSMSAFRVLGKSCGACHKPFRKKKKRR